The following proteins are encoded in a genomic region of Spirosoma sp. SC4-14:
- a CDS encoding DUF3267 domain-containing protein — MRPTVEELHQSEQYLLIESFAIDEMNQFVARELGMARQPPQSLNKRGWKNWLRLVVIMVFGASVGYLISTELIKLVSGEGMSPLLVQAGAGFLAFFLILPIHEFIHGLAFRYIGSPEVHYGWSLKSLMVYAYSQLFPTTMGEVAFVAAMPFVVLTVAGLGALAIWPAYTVFWVTLLLIHTVGCLGDFALIRYYLKNRQRIIYTYDDVEGERRSYFFEKLI; from the coding sequence ATGCGACCAACCGTCGAAGAACTTCACCAGTCCGAACAGTATCTATTGATTGAGTCGTTTGCTATTGATGAGATGAATCAGTTTGTGGCACGTGAACTGGGAATGGCTAGGCAACCTCCTCAATCGTTGAACAAACGTGGCTGGAAAAACTGGTTACGCTTGGTCGTAATAATGGTATTCGGTGCTAGTGTAGGCTATCTGATTAGCACTGAGCTTATAAAATTAGTATCAGGAGAGGGTATGTCGCCTTTGTTGGTGCAGGCCGGGGCTGGTTTTTTAGCTTTCTTTCTGATCTTACCCATTCATGAATTTATTCATGGGCTGGCTTTTCGATACATTGGTTCGCCCGAAGTGCACTATGGATGGTCGCTGAAAAGCCTGATGGTGTATGCCTATAGCCAACTCTTTCCAACAACCATGGGCGAAGTTGCCTTTGTGGCGGCAATGCCTTTTGTGGTACTTACCGTTGCCGGATTGGGTGCCCTGGCTATCTGGCCAGCCTATACTGTTTTCTGGGTTACCCTGCTCCTAATCCATACGGTAGGGTGCCTGGGCGATTTTGCCCTGATTCGCTATTACCTCAAAAACCGCCAGCGTATTATTTATACCTACGACGACGTTGAAGGCGAACGTCGGTCGTATTTTTTTGAAAAACTTATCTGA
- a CDS encoding NIPSNAP family protein: MMYKFYSLLAFSLFVGTAVFAIVKPGKPSSKFYEIRIYHPMPGKYAEIVDRFRQYTTKIFEKHGMENIGYWTPTDTTNKELIYILAYPSREARDASWKAFGSDPEWKAVVAKTEANGKLVDHVDQIFMTESDISPKVKTGTKSPERTFELRTYTPAPGKLDDLLARFRDHTIKLFTKHGMTHIGYWITQEKDGGQPKLVYILAHPSEAEGKAHFDAFRKDPTWIKVKEESEKNGPLTTKVESIYMKPTDYSPIR, translated from the coding sequence ATCATGTACAAATTCTATTCTCTACTCGCGTTTAGTTTGTTCGTAGGCACGGCCGTATTCGCCATTGTTAAGCCAGGCAAACCCAGCTCAAAATTTTATGAAATCCGAATCTATCATCCAATGCCAGGCAAGTATGCCGAAATTGTAGATCGGTTTCGGCAATACACAACAAAGATTTTTGAGAAACATGGCATGGAGAACATTGGCTACTGGACGCCAACCGACACTACGAACAAAGAACTGATTTATATTCTGGCTTATCCAAGCCGCGAAGCTCGCGACGCATCCTGGAAAGCGTTTGGCAGTGATCCGGAATGGAAAGCAGTAGTGGCCAAAACTGAAGCCAATGGAAAACTCGTTGACCATGTCGATCAGATTTTCATGACCGAATCGGACATTTCGCCTAAAGTGAAAACCGGAACAAAATCGCCGGAACGCACTTTTGAATTACGGACCTATACCCCCGCTCCTGGTAAACTCGATGATCTGCTGGCTCGTTTCCGCGATCATACCATAAAACTCTTCACCAAGCACGGCATGACGCACATCGGTTACTGGATCACGCAGGAAAAAGATGGGGGCCAGCCCAAACTGGTTTATATTCTGGCTCATCCCAGCGAAGCCGAAGGAAAAGCTCATTTCGATGCATTCCGTAAAGATCCAACCTGGATCAAGGTAAAAGAAGAATCGGAGAAGAACGGTCCCCTCACCACAAAGGTTGAGTCTATCTACATGAAACCAACCGATTATTCACCCATTAGGTAA